A window of Castanea sativa cultivar Marrone di Chiusa Pesio chromosome 1, ASM4071231v1 contains these coding sequences:
- the LOC142633123 gene encoding uncharacterized protein LOC142633123 — MVTPWTFHTWGLDLIGPVNPPSRGYIWILVATEYFTKWVEVVPLRKAMEGAVANFIKENIIVRFGVPDRIISDNGTPFVNNDVRKMLEFYQVKHHRSSPYYPQGNGQEKEKEKEIFAAERYEDLEGLDKKREEAQERSHKYRRWLTEAYSKMTKEKVFAEGQLVLKVADYVRRGMAGLSKFAPKWEGPFVVREAHPTGYYRVTQMVGKDLMDPINGK; from the exons ATGGTTACCCCATGGACATTCCATACTTGGGGGCTTGATTTGATAGGGCCAGTTAACCCACCATCACGCGGCTACATATGGATCCTGGTGGCTACAGAGTAtttcacaaaatgggtagaGGTAGTGCCACTTCGCAAAGCCATGGAAGGAGCAGTGGCAAACTTCATCaaggaaaatataattgtaaggTTCGGGGTACCTGATAGAATTATCAGTGACAATGGCACGCCGTTTGTCAACAACGACGTGAGGAAGATGCTGGAATTCTACCAGGTCAAACACCACCGATCATCACCTTACTACCcacaaggaaatgggcaa gagaaggaaaaagagaaggagaTCTTTGCGGCAGAAAGGTATGAGGACTTAGAAGGGCTCGacaagaagagagaagaagctCAGGAGCGCAGCCATAAATATAGACGATGGTTGACAGAAGCCTACAGCAAGATGACTAAAGAAAAAGTGTTTGCAGAAGGACAACTCGTGTTGAAGGTGGCAGACTACGTCAGGCGAGGCATGGCAGGACTGTCTAAGTTTGCACCAAAATGGGAAGGACCCTTTGTGGTAAGAGAGGCACACCCCACTGGGTATTACCGTGTGACCCAGATGGTTGGTAAAGACCTGATGGATCCCATTAATGGGAAGTAA